Proteins encoded within one genomic window of Dermatophilus congolensis:
- a CDS encoding FecCD family ABC transporter permease produces the protein MPPTTRHHTLPWCLVLTAILITAILVSTANGPLAVPPLDAARIVIGHLVPNMPWMSDGSITPAQDQVVWTFRLPRTLLAALTGASLALAGVILQVTVRNPLAEPYILGISSGAGLGAVLAIVTGSTAITGLALNTAAFASAALTIAVLYYLAQKRGIIAPARLILAGVALGSLLSALTNFLITTTDAQNIYSILHFLLGSVSAASWQTLPATAAVLAIALIVVGTRTRAMNALTTGDETATALGVNVPHLRRLLLAITALLTGATVAVAGGIGFVGLIIPHTTRMLIGADHRRVIPIATLLGATFLTLCDLAARTLFQPIEIPIGILTAVTGAPFFLWLMRHKDI, from the coding sequence GTGCCACCCACCACTCGACACCACACCCTACCGTGGTGCCTAGTCCTCACCGCCATCCTCATCACCGCCATCCTCGTCTCCACCGCAAACGGGCCCCTCGCCGTCCCACCCCTGGACGCCGCCCGCATCGTCATCGGACACCTCGTCCCCAACATGCCCTGGATGAGCGACGGAAGCATCACCCCCGCCCAAGACCAAGTCGTCTGGACCTTTCGGCTACCCCGCACCCTCCTCGCTGCCCTCACCGGCGCATCCCTAGCCCTGGCCGGCGTCATCCTCCAAGTCACCGTCCGCAACCCCCTCGCCGAGCCCTACATCCTGGGCATCTCCTCCGGCGCAGGCCTAGGCGCAGTCCTAGCCATCGTCACCGGCAGCACCGCCATCACCGGCCTAGCCCTCAACACCGCCGCCTTCGCCAGCGCCGCCCTGACCATCGCAGTCCTGTACTACCTCGCCCAAAAACGCGGCATCATCGCCCCCGCCCGCCTCATCCTCGCCGGCGTCGCCCTCGGCTCACTACTCTCAGCCCTCACCAACTTCCTCATCACCACCACCGACGCCCAAAACATCTACAGCATCCTGCACTTCCTCCTCGGATCAGTCTCCGCAGCCAGCTGGCAAACCCTGCCCGCCACCGCAGCAGTACTAGCCATCGCCCTGATCGTCGTCGGCACCCGAACCCGCGCCATGAACGCCCTCACCACCGGCGACGAAACAGCCACAGCACTAGGCGTCAACGTCCCCCACCTACGCCGCCTCCTCCTAGCCATCACCGCCCTCCTCACCGGCGCCACCGTCGCCGTCGCCGGCGGAATCGGCTTCGTCGGGCTCATCATCCCCCACACCACCCGCATGCTCATCGGCGCCGACCACCGCCGCGTCATCCCCATCGCCACCCTCCTAGGAGCCACCTTCCTCACCCTCTGCGACCTCGCAGCACGCACCCTGTTCCAACCCATCGAAATCCCCATCGGAATCCTCACCGCCGTCACCGGCGCACCCTTCTTCCTCTGGCTCATGCGACACAAAGACATCTGA
- a CDS encoding ABC transporter ATP-binding protein, with protein sequence MDLTFHDLRVDLGGHTIVNNATFTVPTGTTVALLGANGSGKSTLLRTAYRVHHPTSGHITVNGDNIHSLTSIEAARRIAVMTQETGTDFPLTGIEVVLLGRVPHQRGFGADSPQDLEIAHTALRDVGAPHLANRTFAALSGGEKQRILLARALTQQTPVLLLDEPTNHADLGFQHDLLHIVTSRGATVLAALHDVNLALTYTQRAVVIHNGTVLAEGPTETTLTTELIDHVLGIESVALTDPRGGTVLSFRRRVTQPSPHNTDRNHT encoded by the coding sequence ATGGACCTCACATTCCACGACCTACGCGTCGACCTCGGCGGCCACACCATCGTCAACAACGCCACCTTCACCGTCCCCACCGGCACCACCGTCGCCCTCCTAGGCGCCAACGGCTCCGGAAAATCCACCCTCCTACGCACCGCCTACCGCGTACACCACCCCACCAGCGGCCACATCACCGTCAACGGCGACAACATCCACAGCCTCACCTCCATCGAAGCTGCCCGACGCATCGCCGTCATGACCCAAGAAACCGGCACCGACTTCCCCCTCACCGGAATCGAAGTCGTCCTCCTAGGCCGCGTACCCCACCAACGCGGATTCGGTGCAGACTCACCACAAGACCTCGAAATCGCCCACACCGCCCTACGCGACGTCGGCGCACCCCACCTGGCCAACCGCACCTTCGCCGCCCTATCCGGAGGCGAAAAACAACGCATCCTCCTGGCCCGCGCACTCACCCAACAAACCCCCGTCCTCCTCCTCGACGAACCCACCAACCACGCCGACCTCGGCTTCCAACACGACCTACTCCACATCGTCACCAGCCGCGGAGCCACCGTTCTGGCCGCCCTCCACGACGTCAACCTCGCCCTGACCTACACCCAACGCGCCGTCGTCATCCACAACGGCACCGTCCTAGCCGAAGGCCCCACCGAAACCACACTCACCACCGAGCTCATCGACCACGTGCTCGGCATCGAATCAGTAGCCCTCACAGACCCCCGAGGCGGCACCGTCCTCTCATTCCGTCGCCGCGTCACCCAACCATCCCCCCACAACACAGACAGGAACCACACATGA